The window AAGAtaaggagagtgagagagtccTCCAGACAGTGAGAGGGACTTGGATGATCATAAAAGCTACTGACACAAAGGCTAATGTCAAAACTGAAAATGGGGGTTCCAATTCAGGATGGTGACATAGGAGGgtcctgcacccctcccctcccatggACACAATCGATATGCAGCTATATATGGAAcaattcccttttaaaaaaaaatccaaaaaccagCTGAACAACTATGCAATGGGTGAATGAGAAAAACTCCACACAGAAGGAGGTTGGAGAGGGTGAGACACAATTTCACCATAAACCCACCCCCTGTACAGCAATCCATAACTCCGAGGGAACTCACAACTGTCAGCTTCTCCTTGAGGAACAAAAGGTTTGGATTCCACACCTGGGGCCCCAACTTTTAAGACTTTCACCAGAGGGACGGGCCCCCAGACACCTAGCTCTGAAAGTCAATGGGGATTGCAAACATGAGTCCCACAAGGCTTTAGGGAACTAAGGGTCagcttaaattaattaatttatttttctgagagagatagcaagccgggaagggggagagagagaaagggtgacagagaatcccaagcaggttccatgctgtcagtgcagagcccgatgcaattGCATGTTTTCCAAGCTGCTGCATAGTTATTCCTAAACCAACTTATTTGAAAGATGACAATTTATTATACTGAACTATCCATTTTCATTCACTGCACTaaattgcaattaaaaaaaattttttttaatttattttgagagagagaaagagagggaggggcaaaggagaaggagagagagaatgatgaaAATGGGCTCCTCAGCAGGACAAACAGAAACCACTAGGGAGAAATGGTCCGGAAGCGTGATCTACATGCTGGTCTAAGGCGTGGTTAAAAAGGACAATAAGGTCTTCCATAAGGCAAGTAACCAAACCACTATTGCTCAGGAAACAGCTCTTTTCTCCGCAAAAATCACCCTAAATCTAAACAATTAAACACAAGAGAAGGCTTGCAGCATTTCCTAATAAACCTCAGGGGAGAGTTTCTCTGATACATGCAAGTAACTTCCTGGAATATGACCCAAACTTTActtcaacaaaacagaaaagaaaaagaattagatgAAGGTTCTCAGGGACCCCAAAGCCAATCCAAGTGATCACTGAACTGTCCCAAACCTATAGTCTGAAGAAACACGAGGGGCAGCCTTGAGTGAGGGCAGctctaagatttctttttaaaaggcttcACAGTGGTAAGCCGCATCTGCACAGCATTTTGCAtaaaactgagccaaagtcaatcaTTCACACAGAAGCTCCCAAGGCCCATGCTGCTGCTGAAAGTCCCCTAACCTCCCACCTTAGTGCCTTTACTGCCCAGAGCTAGAACGCAGACTAGTCTAGAAAACCCCAGTCTTATCATCACTGTGAGGCTCCTTCATAAGGATTAAGGGCTTCTTTGTTAATTAGGACTGTATTTCAATGTCCGTTGTCAACTGAAAGTGTGTTAGTCTAAGTGTCAGCACCTGGAACTTATTACTTCTGTAAGTATCATTAACAGTATGAGCTGCAGGAAGGTAGCACAGTCAGCATTTCCAAAATTctaaaggagcagaaaaagaaaagggcctCAATATGACTTATGACAGAGAAGGGACGTGCTCCCACACTAGCCCTGCTTCCAGCTCCGGGCAGTTGTGGCTTCTGCCAGGACACAGACAAGCTGGACAGAGGCAGGGGGCACCTACCCATACCTACCTTTCCTCCCGGCCTCAGGGGTTTGGGAAGGCTTTTCTGGCCGAGCAGCAGACAGGGCCGAGGAACCAAGTTTCCTCTCTGTTTCTACAACTTCCTCCTCATCCCTCTTGTGTGCCTTCCTTTTCTCTGGGGGTGGCGGTGACCGCGGCCAGAGGTCCCTGCTCTCCTGACCCTCCTTGCATGGCTCGCCAGGCTCCGGGTCTGGCTTCCCTGCCCGGCGGGCCAGCAGCTCTACCAGGTAGGGCCTGCTCAGtttggagagtggggaggaggggggagtctGACCGGCAGGCTTGGGAGCCAGGGCTGGCTTCTGTACCAATGGCATTTTGTTTGCCACCTTGTCGTGCTCTGCAACTGGCTGAGGCCCCAGCTGGGCTGCAGGAGAAGAGTGTACTCTTTCAGCAGAGTTCTTCCAGGTGGACAGGGCTTGCTTCCTCTCAGGGGTTAGGGACAGGCCATGCTTGAGGGCcacaccctctgtctctttctctccttttgtgcTTCCTGGTACAGGTGGCCCACCATCAGCACTGTCCCCGGTGCTGCtgtgccttttcttcttcttttgttctgtCTGTTGGTCACAGTGGAAGCGCAAGGAGTAGTTGGTCCTTCTCAATTTTATCCCAAACGGTGAGGCTTTTTCCTCTTGACCAGGCGTTGCGGGGTCTGCCTTTCCTATACCACTGATGGTCTCACTGTCCAAAATGATCATGGGCTCTGCATGGGCCACTGCTTTCTGTAGAGGGTAAGGAGGGCTTGGAACAAGGAAAGATGGGAGGTCTTTGGCAAATTTGCAtccctctgtgctgtctgctggCTCCAGTTTCTCTGTACCCTTTGGGTGCTCATAAgtagccaggggctggggagctgaCCCATCATTGGGTCCCAGCACAGGTCTTTTTCTAatgctctctgcttctgtgttAGGTTTGGAGGTCTCGGTGCCACCATCTGAGAATTTCTGCCAAGCAGGCATAATAGAGAATTTTGCATTTACTGGGGGGATCCTCCGGAGGTTCCCGCGGGAATCACAACGGCCCCTGGGAGTGTGCTCATCACCTGGCCGAGACTGGTCTCTATCAACGcgctgctcactctctgtgttcTTCAGAATTCTGGACCGAATGGAAGCCCATTCGGCTAGTGCAGCCACACTGCTTGGAGACTCCTGGGGGGGCCTGGCCTTCCCGCTCCCTGACCGGGGGTCGACAGATGCTCGGGGTGGGTTCTCCAGGGCAGGGACATCCACGTGCTTCTTTTCTTCTGACAAGCCCAGGAGAGACTTGCATGCTGTGTCCTTGATCTGGCTCAGGTTAACGGCCGGGCCACAGAGCTGTGCTCCCGTGACCAGAATGGCTGTGTGGGGGACACTCAGGGAGGAGGGCAAGGCATGGGAGGCTGGGCTGGCTCTGGGGGTCTTCGGCTCCTGGGGGGCAGAGGCAAGTCCCGCGTCCTTCAGGGGCGTCACTGGGCTCAGATTGACTTTGGGGAAGAGAATCTGCTTCCCTCCGGATGACACCTGGAAAGTATAGGGCCTCGGTGTGGTCTGCCTCTCATCCACTTCCCGCCACCGAAGTTCCTCCACCTTCCTGTCTTTTTCTGGAGCGGcagcttccttcttttccccgGCAGCCAGCGTCTCTTCTACCTTCGCCTCTTGTTTCCGGGGAGGCTGCATGTTAGCTTCTTGTCTCTTTTCCTGACGTGCACGACGACCATGCCCGGGAAAATCCCCGCCTTGTGCCTGCTGCTCTCCGCATGGCTCAGCCTCCTGGCTCTGCTTCTCGCAAATCCTTGACTCCTCAGAGTGTTCTCTTTGCTTCTCGGGTTGCAGGTGCTCTCGTTTGCCTGATTTCTCTGCAAAGTCCACCTGAACTGGGCTCCTTGAGCTCCTTTCCACGTCCAGTGGCTGCCACCTCTCCTCTTGCACACTCGCTGCTTCTCGACCTTCCGCTTCCTGCTGCCTCTGCGCCTCCACTTCCTCCCGCTTTCCCTgttctgcccttctctctgctgctgcctcctcctcccatcGCTGCTCCTCCTGCAGGCGCTGCTCCTCCTGCAGGCGAAGCTTCTCCTCTCGTTGccgctgctcctcctcctgctgcctctTCTCCTCTCGTTCTCGATGCTCCTCCTCTTCCCGCCTCCGCTGCTGCTGCTCCTCCAGCcgcctctgctcctcctccagacTCTGCTGTTCCTCCTGCAGCCGCAGCTCCTCCTCCCTTTGCCgctgctgctcctcctcctccctttgttGCTGCTCTTCGGCCTCCAACTGCTTCTGTTCCTCCAGCTCCTTCAACTCTCTTTCCTCTtgttcttcctgctgcttcttgGCCTCCTGCCCGCTCCACACCGCCTGCTCTTCCTGCTGTGTGCGTGGCGGCTGCTCTTGGGCCTCCAggtgccttccttcctcttgttCTCTCCGCTCTTGGCCTTGGACACCTTGCcgttccagtctctgcctctcctcttggTGCTGCCTCTTTTCTGCCTCCAGCTGTAGTTCTGCCTCGTCTCCCTCCTCGTCCTCGCCTACCTCCTCCAAGAGCTCTTGCCTTCTGTTCTCTTCCCAAAGCCTCCTCTCCAGGGCCTGGAGTCTCTGCTCTTCCAGACGTCTCCTCTCGGCTGCTTCAGCCTTTTGCCGTTTGCACTTGGCCTCAAGTTCTAGCCAGTATTCTTCTTGGCATCTCTTCTCTTCTTCAGAGTCCAGCAGCTCTGGCTCCTCCTCATGCCAAATTGGTCTGCCTTCTCCAGGGTGTCCGTTCTGGTCCAGGGACAGCTGACCCGGAAGGCTACCTTGTTCATGCAGTCGATCCTAACATTGGTAAGGACAAAATAATTAGCCTTTTCCTTTTGCACAGGCAACCATTACCCACCCTATTCACAATGTCGGTGACCCTCTTAATCTCAAGAGAAAGTACAGTTGTTCCTAAGTATAGACATAGGTACACCCAGGCCAGCACAGCAAGAGTAAATTGTGAGAGTGGAGGAAAACATATCACCTTCATGCTTACTCCACGGCCCTTTTATTGGTCATTCTCAAATGCCTTTTGCttaatacaaatgaataaaaagagaaaaaccaatagCCCAGCCttagaaagatgagaaaaaatgagagctGATGTCCCCTGAAATTTGTGACGTCAAAGTCCACACCAGTCAAACTGAAGAACCTTTGGCAGAGCCACGGTAGGAGAGCTGGCAAAGCAAATGCAAGGTGTCTAGAGCCCCTCAAAAGGCAGCCCCTCACTCTGAGGCCCACCTGCCCCAGGCAGGCAACAAGTTAGAAAGGGCCAGTAGATGGGCCTGCTTCCCCCTGTTCATTGCAACACACCAGGTCCCTGATGGGAGACACTTAGTTGCTTCTACGGGCCCCtcacaccaccaccccccccccccccaacccaggtaGAATCAGTGCCCGCAAGCAAGGGCATCTGCCTGGTCAGCTGGGATGGGCGCTACATACCCTGGCAAGTCGCCTGTGTTTCTTTGACACCCTCTGGTTTTTTGGCTTAACGGACAGTTTGTGCTTGGCAGCACTGTTGTCCAGACGCGCGATGGCCAGGGGGATGGCATCTAGGTTGACACTTTCGATGGTTCCAGCAGAAGAGAAGTGCCTTTTTGGCCGCGATGGTTTAACTGGAGCCACCTGTAGAGGAGATTAAACTACAGAGTCAGTCCAGATCAGAACACTGTCGGGGGGGGTCCTGGAATGGCAGCACTTGCTGAGGCCTGCACCTTGCCAGGCCTGGACTGGCCCAGGGGCTGCTGTGAACAGAGGCACTGGGACAGAGAGATGAGAACCGCTTTTGTCATCAAAAAACAGGACGTTGACTATTTGTTCTGCCAATGATTTTTGCATTAACTCAAAACAGTCATTTAACCTTTCAGGGAATGATTTTCCTACTCTGAATAATATGGGGGGGGGTCAGATTAGATGAGGGGGGTTGACAAAACATAGCCAGGAGGCCCAATCCTGCCCACAgcctgttttggtaaataaagttttatcagcaCACAGCCACACCCCTTGTCCATGGTCTTTAGCGCTTTTGTGCTACAAAGGAAGAGCAGAACAAAGGAGGGTATCCAGGTTGGACCTTAtggccacaaagcctaaaataaagCATGGTTTGCTGAGCCCTGGACTAGCTCATCTCTATACTAAGGACTCTATAAGACACTTGCAAACGTCCCTCAGCCTCTACCTGAGACCCTCTGAAGTAGGGAAagtgtctttttcatcttttcagttCCCTTTCTGCCCAAGCAGCAAATCTCATttagcaagtgctcagtaaatattttttggaggAATGAAGGAACAAAAAAGTATAACAGCTATGCCTAGGGCATGAAATTGCTACCTGCTAAAATGTTTTAGCACAATCATTCCAAAGCCACAGAACACAGAGTTGAGTGGCAAAAAAAGGATGGGCAGAACTGTGCCCCccctgggggaaagggaaggtcCTCACGGCACGACTGCAGCGCTGTAATGCAGATGGCACGCACTTAGGAGCCACCACCTCAGACAAACTGTACACCCGCAGATCAGCCTCAACCCAGGGGCCACACATCTGTAACTATTGAGCTTTTAAAGGCAAGCAGCAAGGTGAGGGCTCACAGCCATACCACGTCAACGTGCAGCAGAGGGCGCTCACGGCCCCATCTGCGGGTCTGGTGCCAGCAGCTCAGGCACAGAGGCATGAACAGAGGCCAGGGTTTATGTGTTGGCATTCATGTTGTAAGTGCAGAGCCAGTGGGGTTTAGCTGGCAGCTTTGCTTTTTGCAATTACCTTCCATATTTATGCACAAAAGACAAAGGACCAAGCCAGCTCAAGAGCAAGAtggatgctcagtaaataataaCTTAGGATAAGGAGCACAGtagtaaggaaaaataattccagCCTTTGGGCTCctggctttcatttatttatggttATCTTTATAATAGGTATCAAATTCTGAACTGTGGTTGAGAAGAGacaaatcaaacatttatttccatCCCCTACTAGATGCGTGAATAAAAGGAATTAGAGCCAAATGTGGTAGATTGAAGACACAGATAAGCACTTGAAGCTGAGACTTAAATGCAAGGTTTCATTTCTACTCATTTCAGCTGGGCTTCTTCATTGTCTGGGTGGTGGCACTGTCTTGAGCCATCCCCTTCAGAAGACTCAGGGACATACTCTGCTCACTGTGCCAGTCCCTGGAAGGACCCTTGAGTCCCTATGCAAGTGAAGAGTGCTCACAGGAGTGGACCGGCCTCTACTGGAGGGGTGCACACGGTCTCCACAGGGTTCCCTGGACTCCTGCAGGCAGAGTCCCAGGTTTCAACAggacacagaaaagttaaaaaaacaaaaatacatacaagTAGAAAAATGCTAAGGTCTTTTTGCTTTTGCATGTCtaagcattttttccttttttaatttcagagagagagagagagagaaagtgcaagtagggacggggcgggggggggggggggggggggggagggagggagagagaatctcaagcagtctccatgctcagcatgaaacCTGGCGCAGGGCTGAGCCCAGGACCCTGACctggatcctgacctgagctgaaatctgcattaagatactcaactgactgagctacccaggtgccccttattttgcatttccaaatAGAAGGAGACTTTTTTCCTTACAGACTTGGGTACCTTCAGGTGTTCTGGAATGTCTTTTTCAATGGCTTAACAGTGTCTTGAAGTACCTGGTACATTTAGGAAACCAACGTGTAAGTGTTCAAATATGTACGTGCTGGGAGGTGGCTATTTTTTCAGAACAGGGTTCAGTTCCAGCAGGTGCGCTGCCATGGAAACAGACACTCTATATCTACCACTGGTTATGTTTTGAAGGAATTTAAAGTAATAGATGAAGGCGGCATTTATGAATGGAAAAAATGAGACAGcggattgaaaaaaaaagggggggggagaggatgGAAATGGAAGTTCAAGTAAAGAAGCTAAATatgtaatttcaaattatattacctTCTCTTCCATCTCACTTCTGGCTCCAGGCAGATTCGGAGGACTCAGAGAACTTGGCGTATCACTGGGCTGGAACCGAAAAGAGAGCACTCAAGTCAAACGCCAGAACAGGAAGTTCTGGGCAGATAACCAGATGCGGGCTGTGCCTGGAAAAGGCCGCAGCTGGCTTTGCAGAGCCGGCAGAAGTCACAGTGGGGACTTTGCTAATGTCCAGACAAGGACTCCTGAGGCACAGAATTTGTGCTTTCCTCCTTTCCTGAGTTCAACACATTTCCATGTGAGCAGTGTCTAACCTCAGTCCCTGATGTGCTTCCCCACGGCTGAGAGAGTCCAGGTGCCGCCCTCTAGCCACCCCACCTGGGAAGCGGGGCTGTGTCACACACCTGGCCTCCGACCTCAGAGCGGTGGGCTATGCTCACTGCCTTCCACCCCCTTTGTCTGCCGGACCTCTCACCTCTATGCCAGACCTCTTCCCTGTGAGAAAAAACAAAGGCCCTACGAATTCTGTGCGCAAAAGGCTGGGCTGAGAAGGTGGATGACCAGAGGCAAAAacgaaaaaaacaaacaaaaaaacccctcaggacagaagaagaaaaaggctgaAGATCCCCAGCCCAGTCACCTCACCTGCCCTGGGAATGCCCACACTACATCACCTGCACCTTTCTGATGGCCCAATATACCTTCCACTTTGTGTGGCCAATATTTACACAGCTTCATCGTTCCTTCCAGAGCAATAATAGCTTGTCCTGCCTCAGCCCATTTTCTGCACCACACTTAGAAGcatctttggaaaacaaaaatcagattaTGTCACTGTCCTGCTTAAAATACTCAGAGGTTTCTAGTACTCTCAGAGTAGAATTATCCCTTTCCCGTGCTCTGTACATTCTGGCCTCCCTACCTCGCTCTATCTTCCCTTTGCCCCCCATCACGGTCCAGCCAACAACACTGACCTGCTTTCTCATGGGACACCCTCAGTCCTATCCTGGGCCTCTGGACTTGCTCTTCCCTCCATCTAGAACACAGCTCCCATAGCCAGGTTTGTCATGGCTGCTCTGACCTCCTTACCTAAAAAGTGACCTCTCCCCCTCCACGTTACTCACTTTTCCACCACTCTGTTTTACTTCCCGTGAAGCATTTTTCTTGATCCAAAGTTATTATACTGTAACATTTACTAAATAAGTAAGTTATTATCTTTATACATATCTGTTGACTTGCCATCTGACTCTCATTAAAATGTGACTatgcaggggtacctgggtggctcagtcggttaagcgcctgactttggctcaggtcatgatctcacggtttgtgagtttgagccccatgttggcctctgtgaggacagctcagagcctggagcctgcttcggattctgtgtctccctctgtctctgctcatactttgtctctctctctctcaaaaataaaaaatttaaaaaaaggcaaaccatgCAGAGGCACCCCTAATCTATAGCTGGGGTAGCACTTGCCGAACGAAtggtcctcctcctccctcaggccaTGGTCTGTTGCATGTATTAGACCATCAGTAACAGTAAGGACATTTGCCTCAGTCCTGGGGCAATCCCTGCATTAAGGCTGACAGCCATTGCTGCCGCTCGCACCAAGAGATTGGAGAGAGTGGTTTTGGACCTCGCGGTCTCCACTTTACCCAGCACACCACCTGACACCTGCTTGTGTGGGAACCAGGAGTCATGAGGACCAGGCAGAGGTGGGCAACAGCGGGGGACCAGCCTGTTCTATCCTTCTTCACTTTGCTCTGTTAATCACTTCTCCTTCTTACTGCCCTATGACATATTAGCTGATAACAAGCATGACTTCTGGGGCCACGtccattttaaaaacatccaGGGTAAGTCCAGGCACCTTGGTAGGCAGAGCACAAAGAATGCTTTCTGCCAAGACTGGAAGACTCTGCAGAGAGCTCCCTGCTCCAGCTACTGGTGGGgcatttcctccttccccaccagacGCCTGAGGGGGGTCCCTTCTGCTGCTGGAAGGACTCTCATTCCAGGATATGTTCATGGTGTCTCTTTCCAAGTGTCAAAAGACCAAATTTAAATAAGACAATGCTGGACCAATATGACTTTCTTTCCTCATTAAGTAGACTTCAATGGCCAGTTTGATATGTCCTGTCTTGTTAAGAacctatttctttcttgttttcctttaaattagtCCAATTTGACAAGTAATTATTCAGTGCTACTAAGTAAACACTAGCTATGTCCTAGGGAGACAGAGATGTGTAAGATCCAGTTTGTCCTCAAGGAACTCAACatttagagatggagagaaaacaaTTATGTGGAAAGACACAGATGAGTATGAATGTGTGAGAGGCACTAAGGACACACAGCAAAGACACACAGGAGATAGCACAGCCTGGGGGTAAGGCCGGGTaaggcttcccagaagaggtgGGCCAACCTGAGTCTTGAAGAACAAGTGGAAGACACTGTGAAGAGTGCATGCAAAGGGcatgtctcctcttcctctccctcctccaagtGGCCCTCACTGCAGATCATGGCACCTGACCAGGAAGTGCCCTCCAGCCCTGGGCGACTCATCAGGAAAGCTTCTCTTGCATACTCCTTCCTTCCACTGCAGACCCAAGAGTTATTGGACGCCCCTGTTCACTGACTGATGTCCTCCCCACACGTATTAGCAAGAAGTCATTCCCAGGAGGAGCCTTACTTTGTTCTCCGTGTCTGACAGGATGATGTCCTCCTGAGTCACAATTTCCATGGGACTGGTCAGGAATAGATTCTCTTCTAAGCTAACCTCGCCACTGTCCGCCTTCTTCATGGGAATGGCATTGGGTGGTGGCTGCCCAAACTTGATGTTTTTGCTCAACTGTcgctggagaaaaacaaaagaaagacgTTCTGAAGCAGTGAAGCAGTTCACAATAACCGCAACCAGAGGCCCCGCAACCAGAGGCCCCAGCATATCTAGTAGGCATTGAGGCATATTCTGTGCACAACGTTTCTAGACTAAATACCATGCCAGTAAGCCATGATGCAGTCCTGTAATAAGTGaatttgttttccagtttcttttcttttcctttcccaccttCAAGCCATGAGCTTTTTCATCCAGCCACCTCTTTCTTGGAGATATCAACATTATCCAGGGGGTAGAGAGGCCATATTTCTGAACCAAAAGTTGGGATATATGTTATGACAAAAATTTTTTGATTAAcctataaatttcttttaaaaagtctcttaaGAGTATAAAAATTGTATAGAATATAGTTACGTGAAATGCAGGAACCAGTGGGGAAAATCAAGACTCTTGTGGTCACTGTAATGAGGGAACCCTCCAGCCTCTCTTGGACACATTCCTGTTGAATATTTATGCTTCATCCACCTTCCTCATCAGGCCTTCACTTGAACATCATGTTCTGGTCACAGTGGGCACCAGGGTGAAGAAGGCCCCAATGCTGGCAAGTCTTTCCATGATCAATGCCAAAGTCATGGGAGTCACAGGAACAGTCTGTCCTGCCACTAGGACTTCTTTTTGCCTTGCTGCAGCTATGCTCTGTGAACTACAGGGCAGAAAGTGCCCAgtggggaaagaacagagaagtaGCCAGAAGGAAAAGGGCCAAGGAAGGATTTGTTACTGGTGGCAGGTAgctagaagtgtgtgtgtgtgtgtgtgtgtgtgtgtgtgtgtgtgtgtgtgtgtgtgtgtgtttggggcagggggtgggggtggggaacaggtgATAGAAATGAGGACGACAAATAGTatttagaattaaagaaaagccagattagaaaagaaatatattccctgaagaaaaaaatatataaatataatagtttAAGAAAGggcaaaatatttaatgagctgcagcagaaaacaatgaatgacattccagaagaagaaagggcATGCCGTGGCCACCTGAGAGACTACTAAATTTAATATACTATAGAAACTCTTGCCTTGATCTATAGCAGGTTTCTGAACCTCAGCGTTACTGACATTGTAGGCCagatgatttttttgtgtgtggggagCTCATCCTGTGCACTGTAAAATGTTTAGCAGCACCTTGGCCTCTGGGAcaccagatgccagtagcaatcCCTTCCCTGTCAAGACATCCAAAAATGTATCCTGAAGTTGCCAATGTCCCCTGGGGGTGGGTAAAATTGCCTCCGGATGAGAGCTACTGCTCTACATCTTAGGTACTTGGGCTTCATAGTCCTGTCAtgcctcaaaaaggaaggaaggaaggaaggaaggaaggaaggaaggaaggaaggaaggaaggaaggaaggaaggaaggaaggaaagaaaggaaggaaggaaaaaatgcattatttgatatttatctttaatttggCTAATATTTAATCCCATAGAGCTGCCAAGAGCAATAGCAATCACATAGTTCAGacccctcattttacaaaaaatGTCAGAGATCCAGTGGGGAGAGGTGACTGGCCCAAGCTTATGGAAAGAATGAGTGGCCCCAaagggatttgaatccaggtctcctAAAACCATATTCAGTGTTATTTGCATTGCACTCCACAGGTTCTCACAAATTTGACATCAACACTTCTTTCTTATAGGGGCAGAAATAAAGAGATGATGCAGCATTCTTAATACCTTGCTGAAGTTCCCTGGCAGGGGAATCCCATGAGGGAAATGCCTGTTTCCCCTCTGAACTCAAGGGTACCAAATCCACCCACTCGTGCCCAGCTCCCCCTCAGCCTTGCATGGTGGACGGTGAGGTTGCAGAGACATGGAAGAGGTGAGCCCCagactcccctccccacacccccagggcACCCCGGCATGCCAAGTCAGGAGCACAGAAAGACAGAGGACTTGTATTTGATCTGCCGGTATTTCAGCCTGAGCCTGGATCCCCGGGCACCACAGAGAAGGAGCACACACCAAAAGCCCGAGTTCAGCCACTGAAGAACAGCTGAGCAGCCTAATAGGGTTTTGGGGAGGAGAAGGCTAAAAAAGGGTGTCTTCTCAAAACAAGTTTAGCAGGAAGCAGCAGTTAGTATCTACTCTCTAAGCAGATCAATAAGCAGGCACGGTTAGAGCAGCCGATGGAGTTAGACAAGAGGACACGGAGTAACAAAGTCACAGGCCCAGCTTACTCTGCTCATCTGTGGGTGAGGGATAGGGACCTGGTGATATGGTTCCTGCGTCCTAGTGAAAGCTTCAGCAGGAGTTCCCTCTGGGATTCCCAGCCCAGCCTTTGCTTTACCAGTTATCCCTTCTCTAGGAGTGCTGGCCAGGAGCTAGAAAGTGTTCTTTTAGTGTTCTTTTAG is drawn from Panthera leo isolate Ple1 chromosome B1, P.leo_Ple1_pat1.1, whole genome shotgun sequence and contains these coding sequences:
- the CRACD gene encoding capping protein-inhibiting regulator of actin dynamics isoform X3, producing MKKADSGEVSLEENLFLTSPMEIVTQEDIILSDTENKPSDTPSSLSPPNLPGARSEMEEKVAPVKPSRPKRHFSSAGTIESVNLDAIPLAIARLDNSAAKHKLSVKPKNQRVSKKHRRLARDRLHEQGSLPGQLSLDQNGHPGEGRPIWHEEEPELLDSEEEKRCQEEYWLELEAKCKRQKAEAAERRRLEEQRLQALERRLWEENRRQELLEEVGEDEEGDEAELQLEAEKRQHQEERQRLERQGVQGQERREQEEGRHLEAQEQPPRTQQEEQAVWSGQEAKKQQEEQEERELKELEEQKQLEAEEQQQREEEEQQRQREEELRLQEEQQSLEEEQRRLEEQQQRRREEEEHREREEKRQQEEEQRQREEKLRLQEEQRLQEEQRWEEEAAAERRAEQGKREEVEAQRQQEAEGREAASVQEERWQPLDVERSSRSPVQVDFAEKSGKREHLQPEKQREHSEESRICEKQSQEAEPCGEQQAQGGDFPGHGRRARQEKRQEANMQPPRKQEAKVEETLAAGEKKEAAAPEKDRKVEELRWREVDERQTTPRPYTFQVSSGGKQILFPKVNLSPVTPLKDAGLASAPQEPKTPRASPASHALPSSLSVPHTAILVTGAQLCGPAVNLSQIKDTACKSLLGLSEEKKHVDVPALENPPRASVDPRSGSGKARPPQESPSSVAALAEWASIRSRILKNTESEQRVDRDQSRPGDEHTPRGRCDSRGNLRRIPPVNAKFSIMPAWQKFSDGGTETSKPNTEAESIRKRPVLGPNDGSAPQPLATYEHPKGTEKLEPADSTEGCKFAKDLPSFLVPSPPYPLQKAVAHAEPMIILDSETISGIGKADPATPGQEEKASPFGIKLRRTNYSLRFHCDQQTEQKKKKRHSSTGDSADGGPPVPGSTKGEKETEGVALKHGLSLTPERKQALSTWKNSAERVHSSPAAQLGPQPVAEHDKVANKMPLVQKPALAPKPAGQTPPSSPLSKLSRPYLVELLARRAGKPDPEPGEPCKEGQESRDLWPRSPPPPEKRKAHKRDEEEVVETERKLGSSALSAARPEKPSQTPEAGRKEKPVLQSRHSLDGSKLAEKVETAQPLWITLALQKQKGFREQQATREERKQAREAKQAEKLSRENVGVILQPGSSSISRAGSLHKHSPQLEEKKPETAASRLERREQLKKANTLPTSVTVEISDSAPPAPLVKEVTKRFSTPDAAPVSTEPAWLALAKRKAKAWSDCPQIIK